In Ananas comosus cultivar F153 linkage group 10, ASM154086v1, whole genome shotgun sequence, the sequence TACGAGTAACATAAGAAATGCCATCAATTGCTTAGATTGGATGTGTTTGTTGTTAGGAAAAGCGTTAGTGCTATACCACACTGTTAAAGatattttgtataaaataattgtattatGATATCACATCTGTATCGTGTTCAACATCTTTTACATTTTGGTAACTCAGGCACATGAATAGGTAAACATTAGTGATGGTTAGGTACGTCATAATGGTTTGATGTTTCAATTTCTACTTCGAGTAtccatatttataataatttctctAAATTGCTTTGTAATTTTCTCGAAAGAAGAACTGTTTTGTCATTTGTTGTAGATAGAACATATAGAGTGGGCAGAGATGTATAAGTACAACTTTCTAATAAGATAGGTGAGAACGGatattatatgatttttttttttctagttgtTGATGCTACAGCATGTTCTGAGAGATGCTTCCATGCTGTTATGCTTTGTTAAAAATGTATTTTAACAAtatgtatctttttttttttcacttagaGATAATTGGTTTAGGAAGTGCAACCAATGTTGGAAATGATTTGATTGTTGCTCTAGCAAGTACTTGAACATAGCTAATCAGTTCATGAGCACATGATAGTTATATCTGATGAAGTTGGTTGAGATCCAAAATTATAGGTTGGTGTATCACATTTTCGTTAGAGTACTTTAGACTTTAAGATGGCTTGATCAAAATAGTGAAGTCCAGTTGAATGGCTCTATAATGACATAATATATGATTCAGCTCAATAATCACATTATATGGTTTACTCAGAATGATGAATAGAAGTAAAGGTTGCAGCATTTTATCACTAGATATAGATGTTGGCATATTTTTGCCTAAAGATAATCAGCAGTGCCAACGGATTATATTTATACTTGAATACCTAGAACTGCAAGAAGTTTAGAAGGAAAATCTATTATGCTATCCTGTGTCAGCCCGTTCCAGATATGTATCGAGTGTTGACTGCTTATCAACtgtatcttctttttctttttcaatgaGCATGATTTTTCTCACTCTTCATTACATGAAACCTGCCCTTTTTTCTCGCTGTGAATCGTGTAGAAACTCATCATTATGTCAAAGTGTTTATTGCTCTTATCCAAACCCGAGAAAGCTGTGCATGAATTAGTACATCTACTTTTAGTCAAAACATAAGATGATTTACTATTATGTTCTTGCTGTATTGGGATTCATACTTCGTTGCTCCTTGTTTCTCTCTTcactgtaaatatttttttttcctcaccgCAAAATAgatttgtttctcttttttcttggACCTCATTCTGTAATCATGAAGAAATTTATGTTGTTATTCATGGTATTTTAACAGGGCTGgtgaaaatactaaaaaaatatgacaaaaGAACAGGAGCTCTAATTCGGCTGCCCTTCATTCAGAAAGTGCTGCAGCAACCCTTCTTCACCACCGATCTGCTGTACAAGCTAGTAAAGGAGTGTGAGGCCATGCTGGACTGTCTCTTCTCGACAAATGAACCATCCGTATCGGGTGAGGAGAATGGTGAAGAAGCAGTTGATGGACAGCATAAATGCTCAAAACCAGGGTCAGCCTTGGTAAAAGGTGGGGTCCCAGAGCTAGAGGAGATCGAGTACATGGAAAGCTTGTACATGAAGAGCACGATCGCAGCATTGCGGGCTTTGAAAGAGATCAGGAGTGGCAGTTCCACGGTCAGTGTGTTCTCTCTGCCTCCTTTGCAGACCAGTGGAGTCGACGAACGGTGGAGTAACGTTCCTGTTGTAGAACAAGTGGCCAAGTGATGTCAGCAGATGTATTCATGGCTTCATACTGCTTTACTTCTTCGTTGTTCCTACGTGGATGTGCTTGGAGATGGATTAGGATCTCCATCTCTTGCCTCCTTTTTTATGTACAACTTATAATCTCAcgtgtattaattaattaggtccTAAATCTCTCTGATAGATGTATAATGCCAAATTCTGAATCCAAGTGGCTGAACTAGAGAATTCCTGCTTGTTTTTTGATTCTGTAGTCTCTTGTGGGCTAGTTATCTTGTCACTCTGAACGTATTGTGATTTCATACACGTAATATGTAAGGTTTCTGCTAAACATTTTTGCTGCGCAGATAAGACTCATAATATACATGATTTCTGACTCCATCGCTTGGTTGTTTGTCTCCACTACTGCTGCTTGTGTAGTTCGTTTTACTGTTAGAgtttgaatagtatgattcAGTCTACTATTGTTTTGTCAACTAAGGTTGCGTTTGTTTGACAAATTGTGGAGAAAGAAAGCTGTTTTGGTTTAAGCTAAACCACCTTGGGACAAGTTAGAAATTTTCGAGCGTTCCCCGAAAAATTGGTAAAAATTGGTACGTATCTAgcggaaaaaagaaaacattctGAAGTGCCTTGTCGAATGACCGACAACCGCCGGGCTAACTCATTCCACGGTATTCATTTTCCATGTGGAAAAGACGTTTATGATTCCACATCATCAATGGCCTTTTAAAGGTCCAAGATCAAATTTTTGTGCAGATACATCGAGTAG encodes:
- the LOC109716302 gene encoding SPX domain-containing protein 1-like, with translation MKFGKSLSNQIEETLPEWRDKFLSYKELKKRLKLIGAERPPKRARAVADEDGVEASPVAMTREEEEFITLLEAELDKFNTFFVEKEEEYIIRQKELRDRVERAVGRDFKDELTRVRKEIVDFHGEMVLLENYSAFNYTGLVKILKKYDKRTGALIRLPFIQKVLQQPFFTTDLLYKLVKECEAMLDCLFSTNEPSVSGEENGEEAVDGQHKCSKPGSALVKGGVPELEEIEYMESLYMKSTIAALRALKEIRSGSSTVSVFSLPPLQTSGVDERWSNVPVVEQVAK